Genomic DNA from Choristoneura fumiferana chromosome 16, NRCan_CFum_1, whole genome shotgun sequence:
gtACCCCTTAGGCGTTCTGCCTGTGGAGacgttcctggccggactaccaagatgtcactacctaccagattattgtattgtcacgcaatctaCATTAGTATTATAATACcttatttcaagtcaattcaactactagaagttggttgaatttaacttgcaagatttgattacacacaGGCACAGACAACTGGACAGTTGaactaaaaaaagcttgtaaaaaaaagttgaagctACTTGGACTTACACCTACTCGTACAAGTACCTATGCGAAGGAACCTATATACACACCTAAAATGACTAAGTATACAAACGAGAAGAGCTCATTTTGTACAGTGACTACCGTAGAGTCAGGTGAGACAATCCAGCCACACAGCGAGAGGGAGCACGTGTGCACGCTGTTTTCCCGCGGCGTCGGTCAATGCTTCATGTTCGGTCAATTAATGTCGGCACTAATCGACTCAATTGCGCGCGGGCCGTGCGCGCCGCTTTTTTCTTTGATTCGAGACATTCAAACTAGACGCGAGCCGGCAGCGGCGAGGGTTATCTCTATTCATTGCGTGTCATCATCACCCACCCTATTACGCCCCAACTGCTGGACATGCGTCCTCAAGTGCGGATTGGGCATCGCGTGTGCTGCCAGCTGCCAGGTAGCCGGTGCGGCGAGTGTTTCGCCCGCGCCGCGCAATGGACACATTCTGCGCTTCTATTGCCCGCTGGCGTCTAGCTTGTGGCCTGTGGCCCAGCCAATAGTACCAGGGTCAAATTTTGAGATAGTCAGATTATTAGATTTGTCTCCGGGAATTGGCAATACGTCTAAGTTTCTGAAGATAGATGACGAACTCCAATACAGTCTTTGTTTTAGTACACAGTCACAAGCAATAATAAGCATTTGATTTGGACATGACAAGCACTCAGAACATCTGGTAAACATTATGCGCACTAAAAAATTCCACTAAGAATAGATACGAATTGAGTTTAGAAATGTTTGCTTTGTCCAATCAGATTTTATTGTATCATGCGCGGTGACCGTACGCAGGTATTTATAGTCATGAAGTTTAATTTGGAACCTACTATTGAATAATTGCTATCCTTATCCTGTAACGCAACTAGCCTACAGACTTTCCATTATTGTCAAGTCGTCGGCGCAACTTCGGTGTAAAAGGGAAATAATCAAGTAGAAATAAACACACTTTCTTGCTTCACATACATTTTATTAGTACcgcaaatagaaaaaataaccgCGCGGGCCGTCGACGCCGCCGGTGTCGCGGTGCTGCCTCAACCGGCCGGCGCTCGTGACAGGTGTCCTGGTGTCGCTCGCGCCGTGACGAAAAGGatgggaggggggggggggcggtcgACGGCGGCAGTCGGCTCCAATACAAAGCACACGCACTTAACTACTGCGCCGGCCGCCAGAGATGCAATAGCTTCCCAAAGGTATAATACAGCTCAGGTAAAGTTATACAAACTTACgttacaaagttaaattattaagaCACGAGGGCGGAGGGCGGCGGCCGGCCTAACCTAGAGAGAATCAGTCGAGATAGAACGTAACGAAGTAAACACTAAATTTGTACTGAGTGGCAACTTAAACAgtcgtaattaaaaaataatatattagtaaataaagaaaaatcagTCTCAAGTCAAACTCTACGCTCCGGGCCGCGGGCGGCGCTTGTGTTGGGTTGGGTTGGGCCGCACGCGGCAAGCGGCAAGCGGCCCCCGGCGCAGCGCTTAGAGCCCAGTGCGGCAGTGATGCGAGTATTACAACCTAACATCTAAAAGGAGACTATAAAGAGCACAAGGTGACATACAAATACGCGATCAGAAATCAATCCGCATTACTCCCTAACAACAAACACTAAGTACACCAAGAACACGACACGATACGAGTACGTACACGATATAAATCTATGTAGAGTTAACAACATATACTTACAGCTAGCACACATTTGGTTACGAACTTACGCTAAGTTAGTGAAATATTAATCTGTCATCGTAAATATCTCTATAAAATATCAGAGCCATCACGGGTTCAAAAGCTCATCAATAGATTGTAcaatcacgtctaaaagtaagtaaataccaaaaataaattaaaaatgaagtcTGCCAAGACCTATTTAATAAACCGTGTAATTGTACACATATTTTTAGGCACGACTGTACAAGCTGAATAAAAATTTCCGacatttaattacttaacacaATAAAACAAGAAGAAAAACAAACGGCACATGAACGCTCGCCGGgccgcagcagcagcagcagcggcagcggcagcgCGCCGGGCGTGTCTTTTGCGTCTCTCAGTCTTACAGAGGAACTTCAATAAATGCAAATCAATCTCCGACTGCagacaatttataaaataataaataatttgtacttCAATGTATAAATGTGGTGGGAATGGCTGATGGATCATATCATAACGATTGCGTGAGATTCCGTTTCACGCTCcattaaatcattatttttatttacgttaatGTTACATGAGTATTCGAGCAGAAGCTGAAAAAATAAGCCACCCGCCGTCCAATACGACAGCGCGGGCCGTGGCACTGGGAGCGGCCGGAGCCGGTCTATGGCACAAGTGATTCCACAACGTGGTACAAAAatcccaaaaatataaaatctcgaaaaaagCCGTAAACAAGTTGTAACATTCAGATCGGTTGGTAGAGGAAAgtccgaaactataagacatacaaagatccacacatacaaacaaagacacacatacacaaagatcttaggaaccatggtcatcgattttagtaacaagaaaaactgctttTTTATGGATTAAAAATTCTACTTGTGCGATCCTATAATAGGCTTTAACGgtactataaaataagtttactcCATAAAttatagctgttggttctccgaaaaaataaataaatcgggTTTTGTACCatgtaccttgattttagagcagctcaaTATTTCGGCCCAGTTGCATGCGCCAGGATCACGAGAcgacccgaatttaattcataaagattagtaatgaccgcgatagtctaaaataaagaaatactgcattcatacattatcTTCGTATATCTTATAgcttcagactttcccatactaaccgatctgaatgttacaccctgtaaaCTCACAGGATGCGTTTGCCGGGCTGTTCCTTTTCAGTCATCCATTCTGTTTGACTCTATTTGACTAAGCCGACATTCGTATTGTTTactctttcatcatcatcatcatcattccagcctatatacgtcccactgcagggcagaggcctcctctcagaacaagagggcttgggccataagttcccacgcgggcccagtgcggattgggaacttcacacgcaccattgaattgcttcgcaggtttgtgcaggtttcctcacgatgttttccttcaccgcaaagctcgtttACTCTTTACTTTTACTAAAATATGCAACTCAATGATAGTTTTTagatgaaaagtatttttttagaaagTCATAGGCTCATGTGTGCAAGAATTATCATTTGTCTCTGACCTCGCCGCAGGGGATCCTTTAAGCCCTTTTCCGCTGTTGGGGCATTTTTGTAACACATCGCAGGCTCTACCACTTAACAAAATTATTGACTTAATAAAACTAAACGCTATGGTATTAAAGTAAACatattttctattaaaataaaCGTAAATTAGCGTCATGGGTAGCGAAGCTCAGTCAGTAACGTCTTGTTTAAATCAAAGTGAGATTTTAGCCTCTCGATGGCGTGTTAATCTCGGTCCAGGCGGATGATCTTAGACAACGGGAGCCGTCCATTAAGAGAAAGCACCAAAAGAAATAAGAAGtcagatgggctactacgaaactcgcaaatcgaagttcgtatcgcaccgtccctttcacacGCGTATTAAaagacataagcgtcagcgggacggcaacatacgaagttcgagttttgcacttcgtggtatagagCCAGTTTGCAAAGAACAGGgcaatgctgtttttttttgccggtaAGGCGAGGGGGGAGACCAAAATAAGAAAAGCGTTACGCATAGAATTGGAACGGCTCCGTAGTCCGGCTAATTGAAGCGGCGACCTTTGAAGCTCGTCGCaaactaatataataacataatcAAAGGTCTTTCGGTAAGTTCGTTTCGGGACAGCATGGATGATATGATTATGGGTCGCGTGTGGCGAGCATGGCACGCGGGAGGCTGACAGAGCCGCTTCTCAAACGATATGTGACTCATATTGCTAGTGTTGTTGCGTGAGTTGTGTTTAAGAAGCGTGGCTGTGGCGCGTGTCCTGTGGCTGTGGCGCGTGTCTGTGGCGCGCCTACGCCTTGTagcgcggcgcggggcgcgcgcGCAGACACAGCGCCAGCGCCAGCAGCAGCGCGGCCGCGTGCAGCGCCAGCAGCGCCGCGCCCAGCGCCAGCGGCAGCCGCGCACCTTCCTGAAACACGACCCAACCCTCAACACATGAGACCTTCTCTTGTCCCCCCCTCTCCCCCCCCCTACACGTACCTCGAGCGCGGCGAGCACGCGCGGCGCGCAGGCGGCGGGGTGCAGGCCGGGCGCCGAGCTGGAGGCGGCCGgcacgcgccgcgccgccgcgcacgCCGCCGCACCACTCGCCGGGTCCACGCCCGCTTCCGCCTGCTGGAAACCACACACGTTACAGCATACGACAATTCTTCTTTGTAGCCGCTTCTAGCCGCGCTGCCATCGTGACATCATAAAACTAGCGTTCGGATACTCGTCGATCAACTTACGACGCAGCAGGACGGCGGCACGTGGTAGAAGGCGGAGGGTGCGGAGATGGAGAGGTCGAGCGCATCCGCCGCCGCTCcctcgcccgcgcccgcgcccgcctccGCGCCCGCCTCCGCTGCCGCCTGTGCGCGCGACCATGCCGAACCCTGCCAGTCGCGCGCGCCGCTCGCGCCGCAACACTCCAGCTGGAAATGAATATAATGacaaaagtaaattattttacattacaaaaacgataagatattaattaaaaagaataaCATATCATTGCAAATTTTGAGCGAGATCtgaattttacattaaaatcttCAATTATTTGTACTATGTTGTgttgtgtatttttaattatttatacacAAGTGGTCCGtgaattgttatttaatttcttatcaAATGAATACTGCTAGATTCCGAGTTTTCTTTGGTTGTTGTCGCTTAAAACTTTAAATTCGACAAAACACGTTTATATGTATGGTATATTCATACACACAAAACGATTAAATTTCAAGGCGGTACGCCACATATTTAGCTGACGCTATTTTCTTAGTAGGTAAATGCTGATCGCAGTGATGAGAGGAGAGAGGGTCGTGCAGTAGCAGTAGTATATGGTACTGACGTCGGTCTGTATGGCGTCGATGAACTGCGTGGGCACCGGCAGCGGGCCGTAGTCGTGGTGCACGGCGGCGTGCAGTCGGGCGGCGAGCGCGCGGCGCAGCTGCGGCAGGTGCGCCGCGCCCCAGCTGGCGGCCGCCGCCTCCGCCACGCCCGCCAGCGCCAGCAGCGCGAACGCCGCCGCCAGCAGCGAGGCCGCgtcccgcgccgcgcccgccagcgccgccgccgcgcccagCGCCAGCGCGCCGCCCCACGCCGCCAGCGCGCacagcgccgcgcgcgccgccgccccctccgcgccccccgcgcccgccgcgcccgaccACAGCGCCCACACCGCGAACCCGCACGCCGACACGCCTATGCACTGAAACGACCACACATATCCATTAtatttgacaatattttttttttcatttttaatcaaAGCTCTGCAATTTTTTTGCCAGTAAATAGAAATACCGATGGTGCTATACAtaccacataaaaaaaaacaatggagATAGAACATTTTCTTCTCAATTAATACATCATGTTATGTACCTAcaactacatatatttttataacaatacaTAATAGGGTATGGCAAGTTAAGAAGTTGTCCAATAATGGTCTATTTGTAATTGTAGCTTAAATAATACACTAATGTGATCAACCTCCAACCTGTTATTATACTTTGTTTTGATCAtcattcaaacaaaaaatatctacttGGGTGAGTCAAATCACTGtgtgaaaaagggaaaatttcATACCTGatcctttttaaattttatagaaagttcttttatttatattaattccTGCAGTTAAAGCAAACTAAGATTACTAATTCACAATACTGATGTTAACAACATAGTTAAATATAGAAACTATTTGGAAAAAACTATTTGAAAGTCTTAGTAACATAACAACTACAATTTTGCAATGAGGTTGCATCATTATGTATTGTTGCAATGTCCACCCACAAGCTGCAGACTGCAGCCAGACTGGTTTGCTAATGGCCCAGTTTGGTGCTGGATGCACTCAGCTATTTATAGCTGTATGGTGAAagttataatcaattaattaactaCAACTGCACATGTCATAGACATCACACAGGAAATACTTTGCAGATACcacaattcaataataataataaaaaatctttattcaataagacaaaattgcacaagagaggaatgaacaattacaaagaaaaagaaaacttagGTTATAAGTAAACTATTCTAATTTCAAAGCTCATTACTGATTCATCTCACTATTATTTTAACTTGAAGCACTCCATGTCAATATGGATTAACAAGAAACCACTAGTTAAGAACATCACTTTTGGattcaaaataatatataagGGAATATAAATAGACATGCAGCTAATTTGATACAAAGCGACTGCTGGGTGTGCGCGCTCACAGTCGTGGCGCAGTACTCACAGGTGCTGTAAACactaataaacaaacattacatAGGACTGCATGTAAAGCAGGAAGTGCTCAGGAAGCTCTCCTAATTTAGACTTGATAACGCGTGTCGGTGAACGCGCGCGGGGCCGCGAGCCGCCGCCGGCCGCGCTCGCTCCGCGGGCACCCTGCGCCTACCTACAAGTTCCAACGAAGTAACGAAGTTTCTCCCGACTACAAGTTGTAATGTAACGAACCCACAAGTGCGATTCCTCACGTTTTGTTTATGATTTGTCTACATTTTCATTGACCAATCAAGATTAAAGAGTACTTACcaggaaaacgatatttaaCAGAATCAGCAAACATTTCATCAACGAGTAGCAGCGCGACATGCCCATGGTTGCGCGGTAGATGTGATCCTTCAACACTGACGAGTTACTAGTTCGCTTTGATTGCCGAGCCGCGGACAATTTACTTATTACGAAATCAAGCACTTCATTAGTTACAGCATTTGTTTAATGATACACAACACAAATGTACTGCTGATTTAATTGATTGACGTACGTTTGACATTAAACAATTTAGATGAGGCAACatccaaatttaaatttctaatTGGCAACCATGGCTTAACCTCACTGgatcataaaaagtaattttaaattagacaatTATTATGGTAAATTTAATCATCTAGAAatctaaataattaattttctaataaataaaagaaagaaacgtGTTTCGATTTTATagttaaatagaaaatataggTTATGAATGAAAGTATGAAGTTATGAACCCAACAATCCGCATTGCGCCATAGACAAGCTTCGTCAAGGTTGCACAATGGCGAACAGCGAGCGCCGAACGACGCTTTGACAGCGAACATGGACTGTCTCACgcgaaaacataaataaatgggCACCGTCGTTCTTATTACGCTGCTCCTAATCACAAGATTTCATGTTTCTAAAATGGACGCCGATATAGAAGAGCGGCGAAGGTAATAATCCTCCGTAATGAAAACGATACAAGCTCTAGAAGTGTTATTTAGCAATTCGTACTCGAGCAATTGTCAGTTTCGCGCCATCGTCTCTGACTAGTGTATAGTGTATttagttgtgttgtgttgtgctCGCGGTCGCGACGCTTGTCAGTAATGTTATCAATGAGCGCACGCTGTTTGCAGGGAACGTATATCTCGGCGGGAGAAACGTTGGAGCATGAATTCCCAGCGGCTCGAGCAGATCGTGGCGGAGCTGATGCGGCCCATCGGCGACCTCCGCCGCAGCTTCGACACCGACCTCAGCTCGGTGAGCCCCCGTCCGCCCCGCGAACCACCCCACCCCGGCCACCCTCTCCTGCTCGCAAGCTTTTCCGGGAGAACCTTTGTGCTTTTCCCGCCCACGCTTGCCCGGGCCGCCACTGTCAAAAACACCCCTTGCTCATGGAGCCGCGACCACGGGCTAGCAATTCACTGTCCAGCATTGTCCCTCAATACTTACACAaacatatttcacgaaataagCCAACCTATAGTGACAAAAGAGCCCCAAAGATCAGTCTCAACTGATAGGATTATCACTGATCTGCTAAAACTGGTCTGGTTAATTGTTGGCTTGCTCATTTTTAAGATTTAACATtggacaacattagttcagtgtGCATCTGTCAGTCTAGTAGTTGGCCCATAAATAACTAAGCTAGTGGCACtatttaccaaaaaaaacttattgtcAGCTAGCCCTTAGCCTCATTTCTGTGGCCAGTATCATTGATAAAAAGTCTTACTTGTTGTAATTGAAATCAATAAAGAATTTCAATTCTCTACATGAAAGATGCAAGACTTGTGCAATGTCTCCTTCACCATTGCAGTCTCAGCAGGATCAAGGctgtctttcacctattagaggccctgggcacaacatgctgcatttGCTAAGCCTGATATACAGGCGAGAGTggagtagctatcggttatcgtaATAGGTAATGGAGTAGGGGCTAGGGGGCCTCAAaccatcgcggggccctgggcacatGCCCAGTGTTCCCAGTTGGCAAGAGGGGCCTGAGCAGGATATACTTACCACACTACCAGTGACCAGCTGGTAGGACATTATGGGATGGCGACAGAAGGAATCCAATTAATCTTTCTGCTGCAGAGCTAGCTCTACCAGAGGactaatttgtactttaaagcaAGAACCAGCGTTActgtagttaaaaataaattgatttattaCTCTACCTCTGTCAGGTATCAGGAAGGGTAGAGGTATGAAGTCAAAATTCAAACTAAATACTTAGAGCTAAGGtcttaaaaaactgaaaaaaaaaaatgttaagtccACACACTCAAACAATATAACCATTTGAAACACTGAAAGAGTATTTATGGAAAAAGGCAATGTTGATATTTACCTGGAAAGTAACTTTTTGGccaattgaaaaatattttttttcacacaaatgGTCATTATTAAAGGTCACATTTTAAATACACAAAGTATATGAGTAATATTGAAGTGGCACATATGAGAGACATAAAAAACTTGCAATTTTAACTGTC
This window encodes:
- the LOC141436653 gene encoding uncharacterized protein isoform X1, which produces MGMSRCYSLMKCLLILLNIVFLCIGVSACGFAVWALWSGAAGAGGAEGAAARAALCALAAWGGALALGAAAALAGAARDAASLLAAAFALLALAGVAEAAAASWGAAHLPQLRRALAARLHAAVHHDYGPLPVPTQFIDAIQTDLECCGASGARDWQGSAWSRAQAAAEAGAEAGAGAGEGAAADALDLSISAPSAFYHVPPSCCVQAEAGVDPASGAAACAAARRVPAASSSAPGLHPAACAPRVLAALEEGARLPLALGAALLALHAAALLLALALCLRARPAPRYKA
- the LOC141436653 gene encoding uncharacterized protein isoform X2; the encoded protein is MGMSRCYSLMKCLLILLNIVFLCIGVSACGFAVWALWSGAAGAGGAEGAAARAALCALAAWGGALALGAAAALAGAARDAASLLAAAFALLALAGVAEAAAASWGAAHLPQLRRALAARLHAAVHHDYGPLPVPTQFIDAIQTDLECCGASGARDWQGSAWSRAQAAAEAGAEAGAGAGEGAAADALDLSISAPSAFYHVPPSCCVAEAGVDPASGAAACAAARRVPAASSSAPGLHPAACAPRVLAALEEGARLPLALGAALLALHAAALLLALALCLRARPAPRYKA